Proteins from one Planctomyces sp. SH-PL62 genomic window:
- a CDS encoding ATP-binding cassette domain-containing protein, which translates to MALLSIRGVGLSFGGPKLLDGVDLTIEAGERICLLGRNGEGKSTLLRLISGEIGPDEGSIIRQQGLRVARLLQDVPAGHGGTVADEVAEGLAHDDHGFGGEDHRVQSVVSRVGLDPDAKFSELSSGMKRRVLLAQAIVAEPDVLLLDEPTNHLDIESIGWLEGFLLRYPGTIVFVTHDRVFLQKLATRIVELDRGRLMDWACDYPTFLVRRDQLLAAENRERDLFDKKLAEEEKWIRKGIEARRTRNEGRVRALEAMRRAHQRRRDRQGTARIQAQEAERSGMLVIEAEDVEFGYGERSIVRDLSATIVRGDKVGVIGPNGAGKTTLLRLLLGQLAPRSGTIRQGTNLEVSYFEQLKSSLDDEKTVQKNISDYDMITIDGREKHILGYLQDFLFTPDRARTLVKYLSGGERSRLLLAKLFTKPSNVLVLDEPTNDLDLETLELLESLLVEYQGTVLIVSHDRAFLNDVSTSVLAVEADGRVKEYEGGYDDYLRQLSAERPAEASPPPSSSPAAPKAAAKSAAPKVQKLTNLERKELQTLPGKIEKLETELAALHETMADPAFYKQDRDAIAQTNAKLQALEADLASAYERWEALDAIGG; encoded by the coding sequence ATGGCGTTACTGAGCATTCGCGGGGTGGGGCTGTCGTTCGGCGGCCCGAAGTTGCTGGACGGGGTGGACCTGACCATCGAGGCCGGGGAGCGGATCTGCCTCCTGGGCCGCAACGGCGAGGGGAAGAGCACGCTGCTGCGGCTCATCAGCGGCGAGATCGGGCCCGACGAGGGGTCGATCATTCGCCAGCAAGGCCTGCGAGTGGCCCGGCTCCTCCAGGACGTGCCGGCCGGGCACGGCGGCACCGTGGCCGACGAGGTCGCCGAGGGCCTGGCCCACGACGACCACGGCTTCGGCGGCGAGGACCACCGCGTCCAGTCGGTCGTCTCCCGCGTCGGGCTCGACCCCGACGCGAAGTTTTCGGAGCTTTCCTCGGGGATGAAGCGGCGGGTGCTGCTGGCCCAGGCGATCGTCGCCGAGCCCGACGTCCTGCTGCTCGACGAGCCCACGAACCACCTGGACATCGAGTCCATCGGCTGGCTCGAAGGCTTCCTCCTGCGCTATCCCGGCACGATCGTCTTCGTCACCCACGACCGGGTGTTTCTCCAGAAGCTGGCGACCCGGATCGTCGAGCTGGACCGGGGCCGGCTGATGGACTGGGCCTGCGACTACCCCACGTTCCTCGTCCGTCGCGACCAGCTCCTCGCCGCCGAGAACCGCGAACGCGACCTCTTCGACAAGAAGCTCGCCGAGGAGGAGAAGTGGATCCGCAAGGGGATCGAGGCCCGCCGCACCCGCAACGAGGGGCGGGTCAGGGCCCTCGAAGCCATGCGAAGGGCCCACCAGCGACGCCGGGACCGCCAGGGGACCGCCCGCATCCAGGCCCAGGAAGCCGAGCGCTCCGGCATGCTCGTCATCGAAGCCGAGGACGTCGAGTTCGGCTACGGCGAGCGGTCGATCGTCCGCGACCTCTCCGCCACCATCGTCCGAGGCGACAAGGTGGGCGTGATCGGCCCCAACGGCGCCGGCAAGACCACCCTGCTCCGCCTCCTGCTCGGCCAGCTCGCCCCCCGCTCCGGCACGATCCGCCAGGGGACCAACCTCGAAGTCTCCTACTTCGAGCAGCTCAAATCGTCGCTGGACGACGAGAAGACGGTCCAGAAGAACATCAGCGACTACGACATGATCACGATCGACGGTCGTGAGAAGCACATCCTGGGCTACCTGCAAGACTTCCTGTTCACCCCAGACCGGGCCCGGACGCTGGTCAAATACCTCTCCGGCGGCGAGCGCAGCCGGCTCCTGCTGGCGAAGTTGTTCACGAAGCCCTCGAACGTGCTGGTGCTCGACGAGCCGACGAACGACCTGGACCTGGAGACGCTCGAACTCCTGGAATCGCTGCTGGTCGAGTATCAGGGGACGGTCCTGATCGTCAGCCACGACCGGGCGTTCCTGAACGACGTCTCCACCAGCGTCCTCGCCGTCGAGGCCGACGGCCGCGTCAAGGAGTACGAGGGGGGCTACGACGACTACCTCCGCCAGCTCTCCGCCGAGCGTCCCGCCGAAGCCTCCCCCCCGCCGTCGTCGTCGCCCGCCGCCCCGAAGGCTGCCGCCAAGTCGGCCGCTCCCAAGGTCCAGAAGCTCACCAACCTGGAGCGCAAGGAGCTGCAAACGCTCCCCGGCAAGATCGAGAAGCTGGAAACCGAGCTCGCCGCCCTCCACGAGACCATGGCCGACCCGGCCTTCTACAAGCAAGACCGCGACGCCATCGCCCAGACCAACGCCAAACTCCAGGCCCTCGAAGCCGACCTCGCCTCCGCCTACGAACGCTGGGAGGCCCTCGACGCCATCGGCGGCTGA
- a CDS encoding Gfo/Idh/MocA family oxidoreductase, whose product MSHLSRRSFLTTSAAVAAGTSALGAAQDPKTIPGFDQTKTDYDPTKEWKPFSDRKIRLGIVGHGICKFGLAFDLQNHPNVELVAVSDLFPDRCAEMAQQAKCEKTYPSLEEMVKDDSIEAIYCATDAPSHAKHAILCLQHGKHVATAVPAFRGDIEDAEKLLECCKSNPGLVYAMFETSQFHDDLYAMERLYAAGVFGRLVYSEGEYCHPHSLGSPSLGSYKDWRKKGCPMWYPTHATAYYVGVTHKSFLEVSCQGTADFEESRRVPNSIGNVFTSEVGLFRTAEGGISRMMVCKSQGEYLEAGRIRGEYAGYNHTFTGDETGRKRYEEALKNGLQLKKPALPPGVQAGGHGGSHGYLGDDFIDAILRGRKPAVDVIDALNMTVPGYYAHLSAMKDGETLKIPQYSL is encoded by the coding sequence ATGTCGCACCTCTCCCGTCGATCGTTCCTGACAACGTCCGCGGCGGTCGCGGCCGGGACTTCCGCGCTCGGGGCCGCTCAGGACCCCAAGACGATTCCCGGCTTCGACCAGACCAAGACCGACTACGACCCGACGAAGGAGTGGAAGCCCTTCAGCGACCGCAAGATTCGCCTCGGGATCGTCGGCCACGGCATCTGCAAGTTCGGCCTGGCCTTCGACCTCCAGAACCATCCCAACGTCGAGCTGGTCGCGGTCAGCGACCTGTTCCCGGATCGCTGTGCGGAGATGGCGCAGCAGGCGAAGTGCGAAAAGACGTATCCGTCCCTGGAAGAGATGGTGAAGGACGACTCGATCGAGGCCATCTACTGCGCCACCGACGCGCCGTCGCACGCCAAGCACGCCATCCTCTGCCTCCAGCACGGCAAGCACGTCGCCACCGCGGTCCCTGCCTTCCGCGGCGACATCGAGGACGCGGAGAAGCTCCTGGAATGCTGCAAGAGCAACCCGGGGCTGGTCTACGCGATGTTCGAGACGTCTCAGTTCCATGACGACCTCTACGCGATGGAGAGGCTCTACGCCGCCGGCGTGTTCGGCCGCCTCGTCTATTCGGAAGGGGAGTATTGCCACCCGCACAGCCTGGGCTCGCCGTCGCTGGGCTCCTACAAGGACTGGCGGAAGAAGGGCTGCCCGATGTGGTACCCCACGCACGCGACGGCCTACTACGTCGGCGTGACGCACAAGAGCTTCCTCGAGGTCTCGTGCCAGGGCACCGCCGACTTCGAGGAATCTCGGCGCGTCCCCAACAGCATCGGCAACGTCTTCACTTCCGAGGTCGGCCTGTTCCGCACCGCGGAAGGCGGCATCTCCCGGATGATGGTTTGCAAATCGCAGGGAGAGTACCTGGAAGCGGGCCGCATCCGTGGCGAATACGCCGGATACAACCACACGTTCACCGGAGACGAGACCGGGCGGAAGCGCTATGAAGAAGCGCTCAAGAACGGCCTGCAACTCAAGAAGCCCGCGCTCCCGCCGGGCGTCCAGGCGGGGGGACACGGCGGCTCGCACGGCTACCTCGGCGACGACTTCATCGACGCCATCCTCCGAGGCCGAAAGCCGGCGGTGGACGTCATCGACGCGCTCAACATGACCGTCCCCGGCTACTACGCCCACCTGTCCGCGATGAAGGACGGGGAAACGCTGAAAATCCCGCAGTACTCCCTGTAA
- the polX gene encoding DNA polymerase/3'-5' exonuclease PolX produces METAKIAQVLDEMGTILEVQGENPFRCRAYHNAAQALHGMPGDLTEMIADGSLAEVPGIGETLYSKIVQLATTGRLPAYEQLRAQTPPGLLALLRVSGIGPKKIKALHEALAIESLADLRAAGESGRIAKVKGFGAKTEANILEGIGFLETAGGRILQNEALALVAPILDFVRSRPGVIRAEVCGSLRRRAETIGDLDVLFASADPSAVLDEFVKLPQVARVLGHGPTKASVLLPGFKTDQFVQCDLRGVADDQFAFALHYFTGSKSHNIAMRKRALARGLSLNEYGLNPVKDGAKGVACRDEPELFRALGLEYVPPELREDAGEFEAAEAGTLPKLIEPDDLTGTFHCHSDWSDGDATLEEMAEGARAMGMQYLGIGDHSRSLAMARGLTIERVRDQWSKIDALNAGYGGAFRLFKGTECDILGDGSLDFPDDVLAGFDYVVASVHSRFKMSRDEMTARIIKAISNPHVTMLGHATGRLLLSRSPYEVDLDAVIDAAAEHRTMIEINASPYRLDLDAAHCRRARKKGVMIVINPDAHSVAGLGDLRYGVSVARRAWLTRDDVFNTAPLPQIAERLESLRRRGG; encoded by the coding sequence ATGGAGACCGCGAAGATCGCCCAGGTGCTGGATGAGATGGGGACGATCCTGGAGGTCCAGGGGGAGAACCCCTTCCGCTGCCGCGCGTACCACAACGCGGCGCAGGCGCTGCACGGGATGCCGGGGGACCTGACGGAGATGATCGCCGACGGCAGCCTCGCCGAGGTGCCGGGGATCGGCGAGACCCTCTATTCCAAGATCGTCCAGCTGGCCACCACGGGGCGGCTCCCGGCCTACGAGCAGCTCCGCGCCCAGACCCCGCCGGGGCTCCTGGCGCTCTTGCGGGTGTCGGGGATCGGGCCCAAGAAGATCAAGGCGCTCCACGAGGCGCTCGCGATCGAGAGTTTGGCCGACCTCCGGGCCGCCGGGGAGTCGGGGCGGATCGCCAAGGTCAAGGGTTTCGGCGCCAAGACCGAGGCCAACATCCTCGAAGGGATCGGCTTCCTGGAAACGGCCGGCGGACGAATCCTCCAGAATGAGGCGCTCGCGCTCGTCGCGCCGATCCTCGACTTCGTCCGGAGCCGTCCCGGCGTGATCCGGGCCGAGGTCTGCGGCAGCCTCCGACGACGGGCCGAGACCATCGGCGACCTCGACGTCCTGTTCGCCTCGGCCGATCCCTCGGCGGTCCTCGACGAGTTCGTGAAGCTCCCGCAGGTCGCCCGCGTCCTCGGCCACGGGCCCACCAAGGCCAGCGTGCTCCTGCCCGGCTTCAAGACCGACCAGTTCGTCCAGTGCGACCTGCGCGGGGTGGCCGACGACCAGTTCGCCTTCGCCCTCCACTACTTCACCGGCTCCAAGTCCCACAACATCGCCATGCGGAAACGGGCCCTGGCGCGGGGGCTCTCGCTCAACGAGTACGGGCTGAACCCGGTCAAGGACGGGGCGAAGGGGGTCGCCTGCCGCGACGAGCCCGAGCTGTTCCGCGCCCTCGGTTTGGAATACGTCCCCCCCGAGCTTCGTGAGGACGCCGGGGAGTTCGAGGCCGCCGAGGCCGGCACGCTCCCCAAACTCATCGAGCCCGACGACCTGACCGGCACGTTCCACTGCCACTCCGACTGGAGCGATGGCGACGCCACCCTGGAGGAGATGGCCGAAGGCGCCCGCGCGATGGGGATGCAATACCTCGGCATCGGCGACCACTCGCGATCGCTCGCCATGGCCCGCGGCCTCACGATCGAACGCGTCCGCGACCAGTGGTCGAAGATCGACGCCCTCAACGCCGGCTACGGCGGCGCCTTCCGCCTGTTCAAGGGGACCGAGTGCGACATCCTCGGCGACGGCTCCCTCGACTTCCCCGACGACGTCCTCGCCGGCTTCGACTACGTCGTGGCCAGCGTCCACTCCCGGTTCAAGATGTCTCGCGACGAGATGACGGCGCGGATCATCAAGGCGATCTCCAACCCGCACGTCACCATGCTCGGACACGCCACCGGCCGGCTGCTCCTGTCCCGCTCGCCCTATGAGGTCGATCTGGACGCCGTGATCGATGCGGCGGCCGAGCATCGCACGATGATCGAAATCAACGCCAGCCCGTACCGTCTCGACCTCGACGCCGCCCACTGCCGACGCGCCCGCAAGAAAGGGGTGATGATCGTCATCAACCCCGACGCCCACTCCGTCGCCGGCCTGGGAGACCTCCGCTACGGCGTGAGCGTCGCCCGCCGCGCCTGGCTGACCAGGGACGACGTCTTCAACACCGCCCCCCTCCCCCAGATCGCCGAACGGCTCGAAAGCCTGCGGCGACGAGGAGGCTGA
- a CDS encoding DUF2203 domain-containing protein, with protein sequence MAATKPLRDTRKRYYTVEEANRALTLVRAIVADIVRQNGVVEELQQRLARMGRERRQDSEDLYSEELTHFQGELEAEEERLNTFHEELKRLGVELRNLDGLCDFPSLMDGREVYLCWRLGEPQVSHWHELEAGFAGRQRIADRPDGGAGPAA encoded by the coding sequence ATGGCCGCGACGAAACCCCTTCGGGACACGCGAAAGAGATATTACACCGTCGAGGAGGCCAATCGGGCCCTGACGCTGGTCAGGGCCATCGTGGCCGACATCGTCCGCCAGAACGGCGTGGTCGAGGAATTGCAACAGCGCCTCGCCCGCATGGGACGGGAACGCCGACAGGACTCCGAGGACCTCTACTCGGAGGAGCTCACCCATTTTCAGGGCGAGCTGGAGGCGGAGGAAGAGCGCCTGAACACCTTCCATGAGGAGTTGAAGCGGCTGGGAGTCGAGTTGCGGAACCTCGACGGGCTCTGCGACTTCCCCAGCCTCATGGACGGCCGCGAGGTCTACCTCTGCTGGCGTTTGGGCGAGCCCCAGGTCTCCCACTGGCACGAGCTGGAAGCCGGATTCGCCGGCCGTCAGCGGATCGCCGATCGGCCCGACGGCGGGGCCGGCCCCGCGGCCTGA
- the cmk gene encoding (d)CMP kinase yields MYRVVTIDGPAGAGKSTVARLLAERLSWRFLDTGAMYRVVTLAALRAGTDLEDAEALDRLAAGLDASFPPGLAILDGEDVSLAVRDPAVTRASRFIADCAAVRARLVAWQRAFAEQDDVVTEGRDQGTIVFPDAFRKFFVTASDVERARRRHAELRAKGADSELDAVLADQRARDARDASRAIAPMKPADDAETLDTTGMTIDEVVSLLHRKVLPSP; encoded by the coding sequence GTGTATCGCGTCGTAACCATCGACGGCCCCGCGGGGGCCGGCAAGAGCACGGTCGCCCGGCTCCTGGCCGAACGTCTGAGTTGGCGGTTCCTGGACACGGGGGCCATGTACCGGGTCGTCACCCTGGCCGCGCTCCGGGCCGGGACCGACCTTGAGGACGCCGAGGCGCTCGACCGCCTCGCCGCCGGCCTGGACGCCTCATTCCCCCCCGGCCTCGCCATCCTGGACGGCGAGGACGTCTCGCTGGCCGTCCGCGACCCCGCCGTGACGCGGGCCTCGCGGTTCATCGCCGATTGTGCGGCCGTACGCGCCCGCCTCGTCGCCTGGCAGCGAGCCTTCGCCGAGCAGGACGACGTCGTCACCGAGGGCCGCGACCAGGGGACCATCGTCTTCCCCGACGCCTTCCGCAAATTCTTCGTCACCGCGTCCGACGTGGAGCGCGCCCGCCGTCGCCATGCAGAGCTTCGGGCGAAGGGGGCCGATTCCGAACTGGACGCCGTGCTCGCCGACCAGCGAGCCCGAGACGCCCGCGACGCCTCCCGCGCCATCGCCCCGATGAAGCCGGCCGACGACGCCGAGACCCTCGACACGACCGGGATGACCATCGACGAGGTGGTCTCCCTCCTGCACCGGAAAGTCCTCCCCTCCCCATGA
- a CDS encoding lysophospholipid acyltransferase family protein, with product MNADAPTNLDDAPTPPAGDPAPTAAPTARVRRERPQGDRSRIGLLWYRGVKAVVSTWMAAIGGCRSTGWRNMPESGGVILVSNHLSYLDVFILGIGVRRPLNYVARSTLFLPGLGALIRSVGGFPIQREGMGASGMKETLKRLRAGGVVTLFPEGTRSRDGELGEMKSGIALLVSRAAVPVVPVGLAGTFRAWPRGRLLPRPHPIRVHYGPPILPTDLEGLDPRAVTALIRERMAESIEEARRGLARDLGA from the coding sequence ATGAACGCCGACGCACCAACCAACCTGGACGACGCCCCCACGCCCCCCGCCGGCGACCCGGCGCCGACGGCCGCACCCACCGCCCGCGTCCGTCGCGAGCGTCCCCAGGGGGATCGCTCCCGAATCGGCCTGCTCTGGTATCGGGGGGTGAAGGCGGTGGTTTCCACCTGGATGGCCGCGATCGGGGGCTGTCGGTCGACCGGCTGGCGGAACATGCCCGAATCCGGCGGCGTGATCCTCGTCTCCAACCATCTCAGCTACCTCGACGTCTTCATCCTGGGGATCGGCGTCCGCCGGCCGCTGAACTACGTCGCGCGGTCGACCCTCTTCCTGCCGGGGCTCGGGGCCCTGATCCGCTCGGTCGGCGGGTTCCCGATCCAGCGCGAGGGGATGGGGGCCTCGGGCATGAAGGAAACGCTCAAGCGGCTCCGGGCCGGCGGCGTGGTGACCCTCTTCCCCGAAGGGACCCGCAGCCGCGACGGCGAGCTGGGCGAGATGAAGTCGGGCATCGCGCTGCTGGTCTCCCGGGCGGCGGTCCCCGTCGTCCCCGTGGGCCTCGCCGGGACCTTCCGCGCCTGGCCCCGCGGCCGACTCCTCCCCCGCCCCCATCCGATCCGCGTCCATTACGGCCCCCCCATCCTGCCGACGGACCTCGAAGGGCTCGACCCCCGCGCCGTGACCGCCCTGATCCGGGAGCGCATGGCCGAATCCATCGAGGAGGCGCGTCGGGGCCTCGCCCGAGACCTGGGCGCCTGA
- a CDS encoding sugar phosphate isomerase/epimerase family protein: MNRRAALAGVAASTLLGLSPRKAVAQAPPTGGPFLLGLNTATIRGQKLGIVEIIDLVAKAGYGGLEPWLDEINRYRDGGGSLEDLGKRLRDAGLSVESAIDFFEWGVDDPERRRKGLEAAKRSMDTLQKIGAKRVAAPAAGATDVVVELPRLAERYRTLLELGDQFGIVPEVEVWGFSKTLGNLAEASYVAIAAGHPRACVLPDVYHLHRGGSSFEGLNLLGPAAIPVLHLNDYPAVADPTTLNDSDRVYPGDGVAPIRRILESLASRGFQVMLSLEVFNKAYWEQDPAVVAATGVRKMQALIEGISAPARVGS, from the coding sequence ATGAACCGACGAGCGGCCCTGGCGGGCGTCGCGGCCTCGACGCTCCTGGGGCTCTCCCCCCGGAAGGCCGTCGCCCAGGCTCCCCCGACCGGAGGTCCGTTCCTGCTCGGCCTGAACACGGCCACGATCCGGGGCCAGAAGCTGGGGATCGTCGAGATCATCGACCTGGTCGCGAAGGCCGGCTATGGAGGGCTGGAGCCCTGGCTCGACGAGATCAACCGCTACCGAGACGGCGGTGGCTCGCTCGAAGACCTGGGCAAGCGCCTGCGCGACGCCGGCCTCTCGGTCGAGAGCGCCATCGACTTCTTCGAATGGGGGGTGGACGACCCCGAACGCCGCCGCAAGGGCCTGGAAGCGGCGAAGCGCTCGATGGACACGCTCCAGAAGATCGGAGCCAAACGAGTCGCCGCGCCGGCCGCCGGGGCCACCGACGTGGTCGTCGAGCTTCCCCGCCTGGCGGAACGCTACCGGACGCTGCTGGAGTTGGGAGACCAGTTCGGGATCGTGCCCGAGGTCGAGGTCTGGGGGTTCTCGAAGACCCTGGGGAACCTGGCCGAGGCCTCCTACGTGGCGATCGCCGCGGGACATCCCAGGGCCTGCGTCCTGCCCGACGTCTATCACCTCCACCGAGGGGGCTCGTCGTTCGAGGGGCTCAACCTCCTGGGGCCGGCGGCGATCCCCGTCCTGCACCTGAACGACTACCCCGCCGTCGCCGACCCGACGACCCTGAACGACTCGGACCGCGTCTACCCCGGCGACGGCGTCGCGCCGATCCGCCGGATTTTGGAGTCGCTCGCCTCGCGAGGCTTCCAGGTGATGCTCTCGCTGGAAGTCTTCAACAAGGCTTACTGGGAGCAAGACCCCGCCGTCGTCGCCGCGACCGGAGTTCGCAAGATGCAGGCACTCATCGAAGGGATCTCGGCCCCCGCCCGCGTCGGGTCGTAA
- a CDS encoding DUF1559 domain-containing protein: MKLSTSPGRRGLSRPSASDLASGGRRGFTLIELLVVIAIIAVLIALLLPAVQAAREAARRAQCTNNLKQIGLGLHNYHSVFESFPPGSLYGRRADLTLGNNRDFSAHVRLLGFTEQPALYNAANFALACFNDQPYGNHVNSTTTTTRLALMLCPSSPPPSWNHQASGAPFNSQRAPGGNYFASVGATLEFAGHQVNGPPNGVFEYVGQYGRSHGISEISDGTSNTIAFGEWRTGSGNPNVTTIPTDIIFVGSFPAGTQRGNGSLGSPNLQRPDFLAWASQCAAAAKDRDGYYGKSTTLGQNWSLGLVAYSMGNILLGPNPKYPNCSTHATGTLQSPGVWGLSSLHPGGANILLADGSVRFLKDSVALETVWALGTRAGGEIISSDSY; encoded by the coding sequence ATGAAACTTTCCACGTCCCCTGGTCGTCGCGGCCTGTCGCGTCCGTCGGCTTCCGACCTCGCGTCGGGCGGTCGACGCGGCTTCACGTTGATCGAGCTGCTGGTCGTGATCGCCATCATCGCCGTGTTGATCGCGCTGCTGCTGCCGGCCGTCCAGGCCGCCCGCGAGGCCGCCCGGCGGGCCCAGTGCACCAACAACCTGAAGCAGATCGGCCTGGGGCTGCACAACTACCACAGCGTGTTCGAGTCATTTCCCCCAGGCTCGCTCTACGGCCGTCGCGCCGACCTGACCCTGGGGAACAACCGGGACTTCTCGGCCCATGTGCGACTGCTGGGCTTCACCGAGCAGCCGGCCTTGTACAACGCCGCGAACTTCGCGCTGGCGTGCTTCAACGACCAGCCGTACGGCAACCACGTCAACTCGACCACGACGACGACTCGGCTGGCGTTGATGCTCTGCCCGTCGTCGCCCCCGCCGTCGTGGAACCATCAAGCGTCGGGAGCGCCGTTCAACTCGCAGCGGGCGCCGGGGGGGAATTATTTCGCGTCGGTGGGCGCGACGCTGGAGTTCGCCGGGCATCAGGTGAACGGCCCGCCCAACGGGGTTTTCGAGTACGTGGGGCAGTACGGCCGCAGCCACGGCATCAGCGAGATCAGCGACGGCACCAGCAACACCATCGCCTTCGGCGAGTGGCGGACCGGTAGCGGCAACCCCAACGTCACGACGATCCCCACCGACATCATCTTCGTCGGCAGTTTCCCGGCCGGAACCCAGCGCGGCAACGGCTCGCTCGGGTCGCCGAATCTGCAGCGCCCCGACTTCCTGGCCTGGGCCTCCCAGTGCGCCGCGGCCGCCAAGGACAGGGACGGCTATTACGGCAAGAGCACCACGCTCGGCCAGAACTGGTCGCTCGGGTTGGTCGCCTACTCGATGGGCAATATCCTGCTCGGCCCCAATCCGAAGTACCCGAACTGCTCCACCCACGCCACCGGCACGCTCCAGTCGCCGGGCGTCTGGGGCCTCAGCAGCCTGCACCCCGGCGGTGCGAACATCCTGCTGGCCGACGGCTCGGTCCGGTTCCTGAAGGATTCCGTGGCGCTGGAGACCGTCTGGGCGCTCGGCACCCGGGCCGGCGGCGAGATCATCTCGTCCGACTCCTACTGA
- a CDS encoding DUF1559 domain-containing protein produces MDRSPSPAEARRGFTLIELLVVIAIIAVLIALLLPAVQAAREAARRAQCTNNLKQLGLATHNYESSNGSFPMGDHIGRFNDGTAMRQDFGQFVALLAYYEGGTVWNALNCNLTNWVGANTTVTAIGMNTLWCPSDDVTGLRAPNLGGDTTGWDDAYQPFTYSSYAANMGTLAYRYGDPKVGQSDGIFNHNGGRVPSPGESNPAGWGYDSSFRPTTIAAITDGTSNTILYGEHAHSRIVPYAGTENDRYTTNMYISGDWGDTAFSTFFPPNYFKDNRQADPSLNPGAPANKFPRSDNFKMTSASSHPGGANFAFCDGSVRYIKNSVNSWNPGAQGASGGGSNWVYAPTTQMGVFQALGTKAGGEIVSADQY; encoded by the coding sequence ATGGATCGTTCGCCTTCCCCGGCCGAGGCTCGTCGCGGCTTCACGCTGATCGAGCTGCTGGTCGTGATCGCCATCATCGCCGTGTTGATCGCGCTGCTGCTGCCGGCCGTCCAGGCCGCCCGCGAGGCCGCCCGGCGGGCCCAGTGCACCAACAACCTGAAGCAGCTGGGCCTGGCCACGCACAATTATGAGAGCTCCAACGGCTCGTTCCCGATGGGCGACCACATCGGCCGCTTCAACGACGGCACGGCCATGCGTCAGGACTTCGGCCAGTTCGTCGCCCTGCTGGCTTACTACGAGGGCGGGACGGTCTGGAACGCGCTGAACTGCAACCTGACCAACTGGGTCGGCGCCAACACGACGGTCACCGCCATCGGCATGAACACCCTCTGGTGCCCCAGCGACGACGTGACGGGCCTCCGCGCCCCGAACCTCGGCGGCGACACGACGGGTTGGGACGACGCCTACCAGCCCTTCACCTACAGCAGCTACGCCGCCAATATGGGGACGCTCGCGTATCGCTACGGCGACCCCAAGGTCGGCCAGTCGGACGGCATCTTCAACCACAACGGCGGACGGGTGCCCAGCCCCGGCGAGAGCAACCCCGCCGGTTGGGGTTATGATTCCAGCTTCCGGCCCACGACCATCGCCGCGATCACCGACGGCACCAGCAACACGATCCTCTACGGCGAGCACGCCCACAGCCGGATCGTCCCCTACGCCGGCACCGAGAACGACCGCTACACGACCAACATGTACATCTCGGGCGACTGGGGCGACACGGCCTTCTCGACGTTCTTCCCCCCCAACTACTTCAAGGACAATCGCCAGGCCGACCCCTCGCTGAACCCCGGCGCCCCGGCGAACAAGTTCCCCCGCAGCGACAACTTCAAGATGACGTCCGCCAGCAGCCACCCCGGCGGCGCCAACTTCGCTTTCTGCGACGGCTCGGTCCGCTACATCAAGAACTCGGTCAACTCCTGGAACCCCGGCGCCCAGGGCGCGTCCGGCGGCGGCAGCAACTGGGTCTACGCCCCCACGACCCAGATGGGCGTCTTCCAGGCGCTCGGCACCAAGGCCGGCGGCGAGATCGTCAGCGCCGACCAGTATTGA